The Gordonia terrae genome contains the following window.
CATAGGCCGACGACCCGTCGGCCGCTGCGATCGCCACACCCGACGGGTCGGACCCGACGACGACGTGCGGCGCGGTCACTGCAAGACCGACCCGGCCGGTCCGGGCGTGCGTGGTGAGCCACTCGCCGACCTCGCCGGCACCCAGGACCGCGCCGTCGAGATCGAAACCCGCTTCCGCTTCGGGCTCAACGGAACTCAGCGTCGAGAAGAGCCGGTCCCGCAACACCCGGAATTCCAGGTCGTCGAACAGTTGGTGGATGCGATCGCGGTCCCACCCGACCATGGCCAGGTCGTCGGGGGACGCCGGCAGCTGCATGTCCCGGACGAGCTCGGTGAGCTGCCGATTGGTCTGCACCGACGCCAGATGCGCCCGCAACGCGTCGCCCACCTTGCCTTTGACCTCGTCGACGTGATCGACGAGCGCGGCGAGCGATCCGTACTCGCGGATCCACTTGGACGCGGTCTTCTCGCCGACTCCGGGTATGCCCGGGAGGTTGTCGCTGGGGTCGCCGCGCAGCGCCGCGTAGTCCGGGTACTGGGTGGGGGTGAGACCGTACTTCTTCTCGACCTCCTCGGGCGTGAAGCGGGTGAGGTCGGACACTCCCTTGCGCGGGTAGAGCACGGTTGTCGACGCGTCGACGAGCTGCAGTGAGTCCCGGTCACCGGTGACGATCAGGACCTTGTATCCGTCCTCACGGGCCCGGGTCGCCAGGGTCGCGATGATGTCGTCGGCCTCGTAACCCTCGATGGCCAGCACCGAGACGCCCAGCGCATCGAGGACCTCCTTGGTGAGGTCGACCTGGCCGTTGAACTCGTCGGGCGACTTCGACCGCTGCGCCTTGTACTCGGGGTACATCTCCGACCGGAAGGTCTTCCGTGAGACGTCGAAGGCGGCGGCGATGTGCGTGGGCTCCTCGTCGCGCAACAGGTTGATCAGCATCGAGGTGAAGCCGTAGACGGCGTTGGTCGTCTGGCCGGAATGCGTCTTGAAGTTCTCCGCGGGAAGCGCGAAGAACGCCCGGTAGGCCAGGGAGTGTCCGTCGAGCAGCATCAACACCGGCTGCTTGGTCTTGCCCTTGGCGCGGGGTGCCGCTGTGCCCGTCGATCCGGGTGCCTTGGCGGGGGTCGTTGCCGGGGAACTCTGCGCTGGACTCACAGTCGCCGAGTCTAGTGACCCTGTCCGACACGCCTGGGACGACTCCTCACACTCGGCCTCTCATCGGAGGGGCCGGTACATGGCCCACACCGTGGGACCGTCGAGCGGGAGCTCGAACTCCTCGGTCACCGTGAACCCGAAACGCTCGTAGAGCGGCACGTTGCGGACGTTCGAGCATTCGAGGTACGCGGGGCCGTCGATCTGGTCGAGCCGATGTCCCAGCAGCGAGGTGCCCACCCCGACTCCGTGCACCGGCGCCCCGATCTGGCCCAGGTACCAATGCGGCTCCTTGGGTCGACGCTTGCCGAATTCTTCCTCGAGTTTCATCCCGCGACTCATCCGCGACCCCATCGCCCGGAAGAACCCGACCATCGACACGACCTGTGCCGTCGCCGACACCTTGTGTCCCGGGGGATCCCACGCGGCCGCGCCGACCGGTTGGCCGTCGCGCATCGCGAGGTCGAGCGTCGCCTTCGGGCCGTGGCTGTACTTCAGCAGCGTGCGGAACATGACGAGGTGACGCGAGGTGTCCGGTTGCATCCACACCGTCACCGGGTCGTCGGCGAAGGCCTGCGCCAGGAGCGCTGCGGCGAGTTCGACGTCTGTGGTTGTGGACACGCTGACCGGGACCATCGGACCAGCGTACGACCCGGATCGGGTCTCCGACAGCACATCGCGACTTCTCGGCGCGGTCGGTCGGCGCGAGAAGTTACCTCTGGGAAACGTCGTTGTCGCCACGTGGTGACGACGCTGGCGCTAATGTCCCGCAGGATGACATCGCAACGCGCCGGCACCTCGCCGCAGACGCCGCCACGATGTGCTCTCGGCGAGGATTCCGATCTCGAGAGCCATCCCCCTGCTCCCCCGCCATCGGTACGACGCCCGGCGATCGCGATGCTGCTACTGCTCGCCGCGTCGATCCTGTGTGGACTGTTCGTCGCCTCGCCCGCGGTGGCCGCACCGGAGGACTCGGTACGCGTCTTCGGGGTGCTGCGCAACGGTGCGGACAAGGTCGAGGGCGTCGAGCTCGAGGCGAAGGACGCGTCGGGGACCGTCGTCGGCACGGCGACGTCGTCGGCGACCGGGGCCTGGTCGATCAACGTGCCCCCGGGCCAGTACACGATCGTCGTCGACACCGATTCGCTCCCCGACGGCGTCGAGGTCCAGAAGTCGGAGTTGCCCGTCGACGTCAGCGGCGGAACGGCACGTCCGGTCATCTTCTCCTTCGGGGACGTCCGGACCGGCACCGAGGTGTCCGCGGTCGCCGAGCTGACGCGGCTGGCCATCGACGGGATCCGGTTCGGTCTGATCATCGCCATCACCGGGGTCGGTCTGAGCCTCATCTTCGGCACCACCGGACTGACGAACTTCGCCCATGGCGAGCTGGTGACACTCGGCGCGGTGATCGCGTGGGTGATCAACGTCAAGCTCGGGGTGCAACTCATCCCGGCGACGATCCTGGCGGTCATCGTCGGCGTCGGCATCGGGATCCTGAACGAACTCGGTCTGTGGAGACCGTTGCGAAGACGACGAACCGGGCTGATCGCCATGCTCGTCGTGTCGATCGGCCTGTCGCTGGTGCTCCGCTACCTGATCCTGATCTTCTTCTCCGACCGGGCCGAACCGTTCGACGACTATCAGGCGCAGACCCAGATCGGCTCCGGTCCGTTCGCGATCACACCGGTGAACCTGGCCTGCATCGTCATCAGCATCGTGGTGTTGCTCGGCGTCGCGGTGTTGTTGCAGCGCACCAGGATCGGCAAGGCGATGCGCGCGGTCGCCGACAACAAGGACCTCGCCGAGTCGTCGGGTATCGACGTCGACCGCGTCATCCTGTTCGTATGGGCGCTGGCCGGCGGCCTGGCCACACTCGGCGGCGTGATGTTCGCGCTCTCCGAACTCGGCGGCCGGGTCCAATGGGAGATGGGCTTCAAGCTCCTGCTGCTCATGTTCGCGGGCATCACACTCGGCGGACTCGGCACGGCCTACGGCGCACTGCTGGGCTGTCTCATCGTCGGTCTGCTCGTCCAGTTGTCCACCTACATCCTCAGCCCCGACCTGAAGTACATCGGCGGCCTGCTGATCCTCATCATCATCCTGACCATCCGGCCCCAGGGCATTCTCGGATCTCGAGCGAGGATCGGCTGACCCATGGACATCATCTCAGCGCTTCAGATAGCCATCGCGCAGCTCATCGGTCCATCGGCGATCTTCTACGCCCTGCTGGCCATCGGCCTGAACCTGCACTTCGGCTACGCCGGACTGCTCAACTTCGGCCAGATCGCCTTCGCCCTGCTCGGCGGTTACGGCGTGGGCATCATGGCCGTCAACTACGACCAGCCGCTCTGGCTGGGCGGGATCATCGGCATCGCCGCCGCCGGGATGCTGGCGGTCGTTCTCGGCCTTCCCACCCTGCGCCTGCGGGCGGACTACCTGGCGATCGTCACCATCGCGGCGTCGGAGATCCTGCGCCTGGTCTTCCGGTCGACCTCCGCCGACGACTTCACCCGCTCCACCAACGGCATCTACGGCTACGCCGGCAGTTTCTTCTCCATCAGCCCGTTCGACAACGGCAAGCAGTACTCGTTCCTCGGCGTCAAGTTCCTCGGTGGCGACCTGTGGTCGATGGTGGTCGGCTGGATCGTCGTCGCGCTCTTGTGTCTGATGGTCTATCTCCTCGTCCGCAGTCCGTGGGGACGCGTGCTCAAGGCGGTCCGGGAGGACGAGGACGCCGCGCGGTCGCTCGGCAAGAACGCCTACTTCTACAAGATGCAGGCCCTGGTGCTCGGCGGCTGTATCGGTGGGCTGGCGGGAGTGTTCAACGCATTCGCCACCCAATCGATCAATCCCGACTTCTACTCGACGGCACAGACGTTCTTCGCCTACGGCGCACTGATCCTCGGCGGTGCGGCGACGGTGTTCGGCCCGGTGCTCGGCGCGATGTTGTTCTGGTTCCTGCTCGCGATTCCCGACGCGCTGTTGCGTCAGGCCACATCCGGCGACGACCCACTGCTGAATCTGTCGGCGCAGCAGGTCGGCGCATTCCGCTACGTGCTGCTCGGTCTGGCGATCATCCTGATGATGGTGTTCAGACCCCAGGGACTGCTCGGCAACAAGAGGGAGGTGCAGCTCGATGCCTGACGACTCCACGGGTTCGGCTCCCGTCCGGGCGACCCGCCGGGACCTCTCCACGCTCCCGGCCGCGGAGCGGTCTCGGTTGTTCGCCGGGGTCACCGCCGAGCCGGGCTCACCCAAACCCGATCCGATCATCGTGGTGGACAACATCTCTCGGACCTTCGGCGGCATCAAGGCCGTTCAGGTCGATCACCTGGAGGTGCAGCGCGGCGCCATCACCGGTCTCATCGGCCCCAACGGAGCGGGCAAGACCACCTTCTTCAACCTGATCACCGGATTCGACAAGCCCGACTCGGGCACATGGTCACTGAACGGCGACTCCCTGGGCCGGATGGTTCCCCACCAGGTGGCCCGTCGCGGCATGGTGCGCACCTTCCAGCTCACCAAGGCGCTCGCGAAACTCACCGTGCTCGACAACGTCCGGCTCGGGGCCACCGGGCAGCGGGGCGAGCACTTCCTCGCCGCGCTCGCGCCCTGGGTGTGGCGCAAGCAAGAAGCCGAGATCACCGACCGCGCACACGAACTGCTCCGGCGCTTCAAGCTCGACGCCAAGGCCGGCGACTTCGCCGGCTCGCTGTCGGGCGGACAGCGCAAGCTGCTGGAGATGGCACGAGCGTTGATGACCGACCCCGAGATCGTCATGCTCGACGAGCCGATGGCCGGCGTCAACCCGGCGCTGACCCAGAGCCTGCTCGAACACATCAAATCGCTGCGGGACGAAGGGGTCACGGTCGTCTTCGTCGAACACGACATGGACGTCATCCGCGACATCAGCGACTGGGTGGTCGTGATGGCCCAGGGCCAGGTCATCGCCGAATCCCTCCCCGACCGACTGGGCGACAACGAGGCCGTCGTCGACGCGTACCTCGGGGGTCATCACGATCAGGCACTGGAGTTCGACGACCAGGGTCGTCCGGTCGGGGCCACCGCGGTGCTCGCGGAGAAGGTCGAGGCAGCCATCGAGGCGACGCTGGAGGAGGGCGGGGACCTCTCGGAGGTCACCGAACTGCCGCCGTCGGCGCCGGAGACGAAGGAGGGCGGACGATGAGCACCGAGCCCGAACCCGGGCAGTTGACGCCGGCGCAGCTCGCGGCCACTGCCGAGGAGCATCGCAAACTCGCGGGAAACGCACTGATGCGCGCCGACGACATCACCGCCGGTTATCTCCCCGGCATCAACATCCTCGAGGAGTGCAACTTCTACCTCGGTGACGGTGAGATCGTCGGGATCATCGGCCCCAACGGCGCCGGCAAGTCGACTCTGCTGAAGACGCTGTTCGGACTGATTCCCGTGCGCGAGGGTTCGGTCACGCTCCGTGGCGACGACATCACCTCAGCGAAGGCGCACGTCCTCGTCGACAAGGGTGTCGGCTACGTTCCGCAGACACAGAACGTCTTCCCCGCCTTGACGATCGAAGAGAATCTGGAGATGGGCGTCTACCTGCGGCCCAAGACCTTCGCCACGAGGTTCGAGTTCGTCTCGGAGCTCTTCCCGCTGCTCTCCGAGAGGCGAAAGGTGAAGGCGGGCGCACTCTCCGGTGGTGAGCGGCAGATGGTCGCCATGGGACGCGCCCTGATGATGGACCCGGCGGTGCTACTGCTCGACGAGCCGTCGGCGGGCCTGTCCCCGATGTTCCAGGACGAGGTGTTCATCCGCTGCAAGGCGATCAACGCCACCGGTGTCTCGATCATCATGGTCGAGCAGAACGCCCGCCGCTGCCTGCAGATCTGCGACCGCGGCTATGTGCTCGATCAGGGCCGCAACGCCTACACCGACACGGGCCGCAACCTCGCCAACGACCCCAAGATCATCGAGCTCTACCTCGGCACGCTCGCGGGCAGTTCGGAGAAGAAGGCGTGAGCCGTCGGCCTGTGCCGTGACCGCTGCCGCCGACGCGTTGGGCGACAACGGGATACGAGATCAGGACCGCTGACACGACGAGACCCCCGGCCGGAACCGGGGGTCTCGTCGTGTGCGGGGGTTCTACTGCGCTGCGACCGAGACGTATTTGCGCGTCGGGGTGAGCAGGGCGTTGTTGTCGTCGAACTCGAGTACACCGTAGGAGCCGACGCTCGGCTCCCCGGCGGCGTTGAAGGCCAGGTTGCCGGTCTTGCCGACGTAGGCGATCGTCTTGCCGCCGTTCAGCAGTTCCAGGCAGGCCTGGTACGAGTCGCAGTTCTCGTCACCGTTGGTCACGCCGATGATGTTGGCCGCGATCGTCCTACCGTCGGTCGACTTGGCTGCGGTGGCCGCGAGTGCGCTCAGCACGGCGGCGTCGTAGCTCTCGCCCGAGTAGTTGAAGTCGATGAGTTCGCTGTCGAGCTCCTTCAGTGCCGCCTGGAACTCCCCGCTGGTCTGGGTCAGCGGGGTCGTTCCCTTCATGCCCTTGAGGAGACCCGGTCCCACCGATTCACCCAACGCGTTGCCCATGTTGCCGTCGACGCCGTAGAC
Protein-coding sequences here:
- a CDS encoding ABC transporter ATP-binding protein; protein product: MPDDSTGSAPVRATRRDLSTLPAAERSRLFAGVTAEPGSPKPDPIIVVDNISRTFGGIKAVQVDHLEVQRGAITGLIGPNGAGKTTFFNLITGFDKPDSGTWSLNGDSLGRMVPHQVARRGMVRTFQLTKALAKLTVLDNVRLGATGQRGEHFLAALAPWVWRKQEAEITDRAHELLRRFKLDAKAGDFAGSLSGGQRKLLEMARALMTDPEIVMLDEPMAGVNPALTQSLLEHIKSLRDEGVTVVFVEHDMDVIRDISDWVVVMAQGQVIAESLPDRLGDNEAVVDAYLGGHHDQALEFDDQGRPVGATAVLAEKVEAAIEATLEEGGDLSEVTELPPSAPETKEGGR
- a CDS encoding ABC transporter permease subunit gives rise to the protein MLLLLAASILCGLFVASPAVAAPEDSVRVFGVLRNGADKVEGVELEAKDASGTVVGTATSSATGAWSINVPPGQYTIVVDTDSLPDGVEVQKSELPVDVSGGTARPVIFSFGDVRTGTEVSAVAELTRLAIDGIRFGLIIAITGVGLSLIFGTTGLTNFAHGELVTLGAVIAWVINVKLGVQLIPATILAVIVGVGIGILNELGLWRPLRRRRTGLIAMLVVSIGLSLVLRYLILIFFSDRAEPFDDYQAQTQIGSGPFAITPVNLACIVISIVVLLGVAVLLQRTRIGKAMRAVADNKDLAESSGIDVDRVILFVWALAGGLATLGGVMFALSELGGRVQWEMGFKLLLLMFAGITLGGLGTAYGALLGCLIVGLLVQLSTYILSPDLKYIGGLLILIIILTIRPQGILGSRARIG
- a CDS encoding acetyltransferase → MVPVSVSTTTDVELAAALLAQAFADDPVTVWMQPDTSRHLVMFRTLLKYSHGPKATLDLAMRDGQPVGAAAWDPPGHKVSATAQVVSMVGFFRAMGSRMSRGMKLEEEFGKRRPKEPHWYLGQIGAPVHGVGVGTSLLGHRLDQIDGPAYLECSNVRNVPLYERFGFTVTEEFELPLDGPTVWAMYRPLR
- a CDS encoding branched-chain amino acid ABC transporter permease; this encodes MDIISALQIAIAQLIGPSAIFYALLAIGLNLHFGYAGLLNFGQIAFALLGGYGVGIMAVNYDQPLWLGGIIGIAAAGMLAVVLGLPTLRLRADYLAIVTIAASEILRLVFRSTSADDFTRSTNGIYGYAGSFFSISPFDNGKQYSFLGVKFLGGDLWSMVVGWIVVALLCLMVYLLVRSPWGRVLKAVREDEDAARSLGKNAYFYKMQALVLGGCIGGLAGVFNAFATQSINPDFYSTAQTFFAYGALILGGAATVFGPVLGAMLFWFLLAIPDALLRQATSGDDPLLNLSAQQVGAFRYVLLGLAIILMMVFRPQGLLGNKREVQLDA
- a CDS encoding ABC transporter ATP-binding protein, whose product is MSTEPEPGQLTPAQLAATAEEHRKLAGNALMRADDITAGYLPGINILEECNFYLGDGEIVGIIGPNGAGKSTLLKTLFGLIPVREGSVTLRGDDITSAKAHVLVDKGVGYVPQTQNVFPALTIEENLEMGVYLRPKTFATRFEFVSELFPLLSERRKVKAGALSGGERQMVAMGRALMMDPAVLLLDEPSAGLSPMFQDEVFIRCKAINATGVSIIMVEQNARRCLQICDRGYVLDQGRNAYTDTGRNLANDPKIIELYLGTLAGSSEKKA